A window of Argopecten irradians isolate NY chromosome 1, Ai_NY, whole genome shotgun sequence contains these coding sequences:
- the LOC138333399 gene encoding uncharacterized protein, whose translation MMCCNTFNSVLLVSVFLLLVGSCHCQDGRIFECTDENVNDSKKTLHVRCSEGKVIRINEAIYGLNQLKYCMYTVGDCIENIDLDNECCGRRQCDVTIWRVFSAKCGHYVSFFRLIYDCIPAHKSECMVYVDPDDPSPDPLHTEAIPNTTQVDMHPTVTTYTGPSRPRKEEALPVNEDREDLTIIIGSAALVALLLAAILTVIFMLRKYQWQSEKQCFLSMFVGMCTRQPPDGCEDPDGTNQTSGNTTAVSPATVDREANNNHGNETIPTIVLTVVSDTQDDIQYKENTPEITQDCTPQSKRKRKRNEPSPDIKTACESKVRELPVLDERMSLYNQNILLNNKSNKIKDTDNKRHLQHVIIQGKNSHPSSSGSLPGETGTTAV comes from the exons ACGGACGCATTTTCGAGTGCACAGACGAAAATGTTAACGACAGTAAGAAGACCTTGCACGTGCGGTGTTCGGAGGGTAAGGTGATCCGGATTAACGAGGCGATATACGGCCTAAACCAGCTCAAGTATTGCATGTACACCGTTGGCGATTGTATAGAAAACATCGACTTGGACAACGAATGCTGTGGGCGTCGGCAGTGTGACGTCACCATATGGCGGGTTTTCTCTGCCAAATGTGGACACTACGTCTCATTCTTTAGACTCATATACGACTGTATTCCTG CCCATAAGTCGGAGTGTATGGTATACGTAGACCCTGACGATCCCAGTCCAGACCCGCTGCACACAGAGGCCATACCCAACACAACACAGGTCGACATGCATCCCACTGTCACCACATACACTGGCCCATCAAGGCCAAGGAAAGAAGAGGCGCTCCCAGTAAACGAGGACAGAGAAG ATCTCACCATCATCATTGGGTCTGCTGCATTGGTCGCCTTACTGCTCGCTGCCATATTAACTGTCATTTTCATGTTAAGGAAATATCAATG GCAAAGTGAAAAACAATGTTTCTTATCCATGTTTGTTGGGATGTGTACAAGACAACCGCCGGATGGATGTGAAGACCCGGATGGTACTAATCAAACTTCCGGTAACACTACGGCCGTAAGTCCAGCTACCGTCGACAGAGAGGCTAATAATAACCATGGCAACGAAACTATTCCAACAATAGTATTAACGGTCGTAAGTGACACACAAGATGACAttcaatataaagaaaatacacCGGAAATAACGCAAGATTGCACTCCACAAAGCAAACGAAAGCGAAAACGAAACGAACCTAGTCCGGATATCAAAACTGCATGTGAATCAAAAGTTCGTGAATTACCGGTATTGGATGAACGTATGTCTCTATATAATCAGAACATATTACTCAATAACAAGTCCAATAAGATAAAAGACACAGATAACAAGCGTCATCTTCAACATGTTATTATTCAGGGGAAGAACAGTCACCCATCTTCTTCTGGCAGCCTTCCAGGAGAAACAGGAACGACTGCGGTGTAG